Proteins found in one Verrucomicrobiia bacterium genomic segment:
- a CDS encoding glycosyltransferase family 39 protein, translating to MGPLLAQLKIAVGYLAKRLPALAVFLAVIIGFQWQEEAYRSEFGAEPDEAAHYVTGLMVRDYIAAGCPGNPLKFANKFYEHYPKVALGHWPPVFYAAQAAWTLPFGASRESILVFMAVLTALLAWTSYLVLERLLDARWAWFGGLLLLLLPQIHQYGGLIMMEIPMSLLTLWGALAYARYLENGAWQASLAYGLIASATILTKYAGLALAFVPLVGLVLCARWAWLKRFSFWLPAGAVVVLCVPWIALTLKMASDGMAEEKLSLGFILKAAPYFIGKIEATMGIALLAFALVGLIASWAMKPLQRPVLASLIGLMTGTYLLYLLVPAGLEARHMTPILAPAIIFALLGMKTISELLVQKGMAGTTACALTVAVGVAGFAIETFRLKPKGYRGYEAIAQKLQAEAPEPKTIVLVSSDARGEGMFVSEVALGEKRLDTIAKRASKLLAKSGWAGGSYEAKAKSAEETFDILEKEGVQFLIIDRTIPARLKAKHHELLENAVAAAGDKWKLVGKYPITRADEVVPEGLEIYRLK from the coding sequence ATGGGTCCATTGCTCGCTCAGCTTAAAATCGCCGTCGGTTATCTCGCCAAGCGCCTGCCCGCGCTGGCGGTGTTCCTGGCTGTCATCATCGGGTTCCAGTGGCAGGAGGAGGCGTATCGCAGCGAGTTCGGCGCGGAGCCGGATGAGGCGGCGCATTACGTCACGGGCCTGATGGTGCGGGATTACATCGCCGCCGGTTGCCCAGGCAATCCGCTGAAGTTCGCGAACAAGTTCTACGAGCATTATCCCAAGGTGGCGCTGGGGCATTGGCCGCCGGTCTTCTACGCCGCGCAAGCCGCGTGGACGCTGCCCTTCGGCGCGAGTCGCGAATCCATCCTGGTCTTCATGGCGGTGCTGACGGCGTTGCTGGCGTGGACCTCGTATCTGGTGCTGGAGCGGCTGCTGGATGCGAGATGGGCGTGGTTCGGCGGGCTCCTGCTCCTGTTACTGCCGCAGATCCATCAATACGGCGGGCTGATCATGATGGAGATCCCGATGTCTCTGCTCACGCTGTGGGGTGCGCTGGCGTATGCGCGCTATCTGGAGAACGGCGCGTGGCAGGCCTCGCTGGCCTACGGCTTAATCGCCTCCGCGACGATCCTCACGAAATACGCCGGGCTCGCGCTGGCCTTCGTGCCGCTGGTGGGTTTGGTGCTGTGCGCGCGTTGGGCATGGCTGAAACGGTTCTCGTTCTGGCTGCCCGCCGGAGCGGTGGTGGTGCTGTGCGTGCCGTGGATTGCCCTGACCCTTAAGATGGCGAGCGACGGCATGGCGGAGGAGAAGCTATCGCTGGGGTTCATCCTGAAGGCGGCCCCTTACTTCATCGGCAAGATCGAGGCGACGATGGGCATCGCCCTGCTGGCGTTCGCGCTGGTGGGATTGATCGCGAGCTGGGCCATGAAGCCACTGCAACGTCCCGTGCTCGCCTCCTTGATCGGCTTGATGACGGGCACTTACCTGCTCTACCTGCTGGTGCCTGCGGGGCTTGAGGCGCGTCACATGACGCCCATCCTCGCCCCCGCGATCATCTTCGCCCTGCTGGGCATGAAGACGATCTCCGAGCTGCTCGTGCAGAAGGGCATGGCGGGCACGACGGCTTGCGCGCTGACCGTCGCAGTAGGCGTCGCCGGATTCGCCATCGAGACGTTCCGACTGAAACCGAAGGGTTATCGCGGTTACGAAGCCATCGCGCAAAAACTTCAAGCGGAAGCGCCGGAGCCGAAGACCATCGTGCTCGTGTCCTCCGATGCGCGTGGTGAAGGCATGTTCGTATCCGAGGTCGCCCTCGGCGAGAAACGCCTCGACACCATCGCGAAACGCGCGAGCAAGCTGCTGGCGAAGAGCGGTTGGGCGGGCGGCAGTTACGAGGCGAAAGCCAAGAGCGCGGAGGAGACGTTCGATATCTTGGAGAAAGAGGGCGTTCAATTCCTCATCATCGACCGCACCATCCCCGCCCGCTTGAAGGCCAAGCACCATGAGCTTCTCGAGAACGCCGTGGCCGCCGCCGGTGACAAATGGAAGCTGGTGGGCAAATACCCCATCACGCGGGCGGATGAAGTTGTGCCGGAGGGATTGGAGATTTACCGGCTCAAATAG
- a CDS encoding glycosyltransferase family 2 protein: protein MPVYNEEATVAEVIRVVLEQKPVQELVVVDDCSKDGTYAVLQKLAAENPRIQLYHHEVNQGKGAALRTAISKATCPIVLIQDADLEYDPTEYYLLLRPILADRADIVYGSRFLGSGSHRVLYYWHSIGNKILTTLSNMFTNLNLTDMETCYKVFRREIIQKVKIEENRFGFEPEITAKIAKLDTRIYEVAISYYGRTYAEGKKIGWKDGVSALRCILKYNLFN from the coding sequence ATGCCCGTCTACAATGAAGAGGCCACCGTGGCGGAGGTCATCCGCGTGGTGCTCGAGCAAAAGCCCGTGCAGGAATTGGTGGTTGTGGATGATTGCTCCAAGGACGGCACCTATGCCGTGCTGCAAAAGCTCGCCGCCGAGAATCCGCGCATCCAGCTCTATCATCACGAAGTGAACCAGGGCAAAGGCGCCGCGCTCCGCACCGCCATCAGCAAAGCCACCTGCCCCATCGTGCTGATCCAGGACGCCGATCTCGAATACGATCCCACGGAGTATTACCTGCTCTTGCGCCCGATTCTCGCTGACCGCGCGGACATCGTTTACGGCTCACGCTTCCTCGGTTCGGGTTCGCACCGCGTGCTCTACTACTGGCACTCCATCGGCAACAAGATCCTCACCACGCTGTCCAACATGTTCACGAACCTGAACCTGACGGACATGGAGACGTGCTACAAAGTCTTCCGCCGCGAGATCATCCAGAAAGTGAAGATCGAGGAGAACCGCTTCGGCTTCGAACCCGAGATCACCGCAAAGATCGCCAAGCTCGATACCCGCATCTACGAGGTCGCCATCTCCTACTACGGCCGCACTTACGCCGAAGGCAAAAAGATCGGCTGGAAAGACGGTGTCAGCGCCCTCCGCTGCATCTTGAAGTACAATCTCTTCAACTGA
- a CDS encoding class I SAM-dependent methyltransferase: MSSRPNEFALTNNFEFEALKQAENYRKRLLIEFGPHLQGDVIEVGAGIGQITTMVKALPAVKSVLGIEPDPDFCAMFKATVPDIPLIRGTVSALNEGSQWDGVVCINVLEHIQDDVDELKRYAKLLSQRNGRLCLFVPARPEIYAPIDKDFGHFRRYKKHELQQKLTEAGFDIIRLQYFNVTGYFAWWLNFCVLKKRQFEVGSVRMFDRIIFPVTSTVESWLPAPPFGQSLLAVAEAK, encoded by the coding sequence ATGTCGAGTCGCCCCAATGAATTCGCGCTGACGAACAACTTCGAGTTCGAAGCCCTGAAGCAGGCGGAGAATTACCGCAAACGCCTCCTCATCGAATTCGGCCCGCATCTGCAAGGTGACGTCATCGAGGTCGGCGCGGGCATCGGCCAGATCACCACCATGGTGAAAGCATTGCCCGCCGTGAAATCCGTCCTCGGCATCGAGCCCGACCCCGATTTTTGCGCCATGTTCAAGGCGACCGTGCCGGACATCCCGCTAATCCGCGGTACCGTCAGCGCCTTGAACGAAGGTTCTCAATGGGATGGCGTCGTGTGCATCAATGTGCTCGAACACATTCAGGATGACGTCGATGAATTGAAGCGTTACGCCAAACTCCTTAGCCAACGCAATGGTCGCCTCTGCCTCTTCGTCCCTGCGCGACCTGAGATCTACGCGCCCATTGACAAAGACTTCGGCCACTTCCGCCGTTACAAGAAGCACGAACTTCAGCAGAAGCTCACGGAAGCCGGATTCGACATCATCCGCCTGCAATACTTCAACGTCACCGGCTACTTTGCTTGGTGGTTGAACTTCTGCGTGTTGAAGAAACGCCAGTTCGAAGTTGGCTCCGTCCGCATGTTCGACCGCATCATCTTCCCCGTCACCAGCACCGTAGAAAGCTGGCTCCCCGCCCCCCCCTTCGGCCAAAGTTTGTTAGCCGTCGCCGAAGCCAAGTAA